A region of Sugiyamaella lignohabitans strain CBS 10342 chromosome A, complete sequence DNA encodes the following proteins:
- the STE20 gene encoding mitogen-activated protein kinase kinase kinase kinase STE20: MASESTSQTTPVSVSSYSNFTTSRPGLHETNSSGSSSSVNSAVTSYSNTSAGDGRRQRSTSLVTSPPPIPPTAPHRKISSASRSGLVSTTDGTPISTGVAPSLNSSIDERIISRPSSGSSSTTSSPKRTPSASATATAAGEISHSPRNYDLYATAHDTSNPASQHPGSNGFAYTTGTAPSAITSTAAMSTQSPVLSNQRTSVNFAPPTKTASLNHPETPSLQTNFPSSQPQPYLEPFPVKTVGPSDVTLSNNGQESSKTSASDGATAGTVGMVTPNPARSSASFATTPTSSIGSRSRATSRAGETPAPPMPTTLPHSMNGTSSQLSTPVNTSPKMMRQISSGVTPGGNSSDSSAPASTTTRRRATLSGSGTKSTVKGVISNIVNSMRSSGDASPGSPENTSSLSRKNTMSRGSDSSSTLGSASSTLKISEPYDAKHVTHVGYNNDTGQFTGIPKEWEKLLADSGISKTEAEQHPQAVYDVMKFYQDSNSTESEVWKKFDKAKHPQKDVIISPIMSPTQEHSEYFKVTSPVTPSIPKRHEELQPSAIPQGNFIPSRPAPRPPGVASPAANLPSAAAAVPSTAPPSSSSTPANTSSGSSILRIPSTSSKRSGGGPLSPTTISAPPSTAVPKLPSQSPPPRPPPAPPLGVSSVHANFSEKVASERERLNYAVESGLLSPQQYRMQQQFPLRHPHHQLTSSPALRQQQQQQQQQQQQQQIQMQQQQQQQIIQMKLQQQEQLRAALAKKQQQQQHQMQLQQQQLRQQQQAQAQQVQQAQIQQAQSHQQLQDYAVSTSHGAGAAEEDAGHQKLMDQPEELKQLKKAINMNNPSQANALRSTPKDPNASARRREARRKKDNEAIAKLSTICTPGDPTEIYRSLVKIGQGASGGVFTAYEVNTNNSVAIKQMNLDQQPKKELIINEILVMKESKHKNIVNFIDSFLHRGDLWVVMEYMEGGSLTDVVTYNMMSEGQIGAVCRETLLGLEHLHSKGVIHRDIKSDNVLLSLKGDIKLTDFGYCAQINELNSKRTTMVGTPYWMAPEVVSRKEYGPKIDVWSLGIMAIEMVEGEPPYLNESPIRALYLIVTNGTPELKDPGSLSPVFKSFLDWALQVEVDARATALDLLEHEFIKKADSCRTLAPLVKAARIARAAEKTRV, encoded by the coding sequence ATGGCCTCTGAAAGCACCAGTCAAACGACTCCTGTATCAGTGTCGAGTTATAGCAACTTCACCACATCTCGACCAGGTTTACATGAGACGaatagcagtggcagcagtagtagtgTTAATAGCGCTGTTACTTCATATAGCAATACCAGTGCTGGAGATGGACGACGACAGAGATCAACCTCGTTAGTGACTTCACCCCCTCCTATTCCACCTACAGCTCCTCATCGCAAGATCTCGTCGGCTTCACGAAGTGGTTTAGTGTCTACTACAGATGGAACTCCTATTTCGACCGGCGTGGCCCCATCTTTAAACTCTTCGATTGATGAAAGGATTATTAGTAGACCAAGTAGTGGCTCGTCTTCGACGACATCAAGCCCTAAACGTACACCATCGGCGTCAGCAACAGCGACTGCGGCAGGTGAGATTTCTCATTCACCTCGAAATTATGACCTCTATGCCACAGCTCATGACACCAGCAACCCAGCTAGTCAACATCCGGGAAGTAACGGATTCGCATatactactggtactgcTCCGAGTGCTATAACGTCGACAGCAGCTATGTCTACTCAGTCGCCAGTATTGTCAAATCAGCGGACAAGTGTAAATTTTGCtccaccaacaaaaacgGCGTCGCTGAATCATCCTGAAACTCCAAGTTTACAGACAAACTTCCCATCCAGCCAACCACAACCATATCTGGAGCCTTTTCCAGTTAAAACTGTTGGTCCAAGTGATGTCACtctcagcaacaatggCCAGGAATCTAGCAAAACATCTGCATCGGATGGTGCTACAGCTGGTACAGTGGGCATGGTAACGCCAAATCCAGCTCgttcttcagcatcttttGCTACCACGCCAACTAGTAGTATCGGTTCGAGAAGTAGGGCCACCAGTCGAGCTGGCGAGACCCCTGCACCGCCTATGCCAACGACATTACCTCACAGTATGAATGGTACTAGTAGCCAGTTATCTACTCCAGTCAATACGTCACCCAAAATGATGAGGCAAATCTCGTCAGGGGTAACTCCAGGCGGTAATAGTTCGGATTCATCTGCTCCAGCTTCTACAACCACTAGGAGAAGAGCCACTTTAAGTGGCAGTGGAACGAAATCCACTGTTAAAGGAGTTATTTCGAATATTGTTAACTCGATGAGAAGCTCTGGAGATGCCAGCCCAGGTAGTCCTGAAAATACTAGCAGTCTAAGTCGAAAGAACACTATGAGTAGAGGATCAGATAGTTCCAGTACCCTCGGATCAGCTTCAAGCACCCTAAAAATTTCTGAGCCATATGATGCTAAGCATGTTACTCACGTTGGATATAACAATGACACAGGTCAGTTCACTGGTATACCCAAAGAATGGGAGAAACTTCTGGCTGATAGTGGAATTTCCAAGACCGAGGCTGAACAGCATCCTCAAGCAGTTTATGATGTTATGAAGTTTTATCAAGATTCCAATTCGACCGAGAGCGAGGTTTGGAAGAAGTTCGACAAGGCTAAACATCCTCAAAAAGATGTAATCATTTCGCCAATTATGTCGCCAACCCAAGAACACAGTGAGTATTTTAAAGTTACTTCGCCAGTTACTCCCTCAATTCCCAAGAGACATGAGGAATTACAACCTTCCGCAATTCCTCAAGGTAACTTTATTCCATCTCGACCGGCCCCTAGACCTCCAGGTGTAGCATCTCCAGCTGCAAACCtgccatcagcagctgcagcagttCCATCAACTGCACCTCCCAGTTCGTCATCCACACCCGCTAAtaccagcagtggcagttcGATACTTCGCATTccttcaacttcatctAAGAGAAGTGGTGGAGGTCCTCTATCTCCAACGACTATTAGTGCACCACCTAGCACGGCAGTTCCCAAACTTCCTTCGCagtcaccaccacctcgaccacctccagctccaccacTTGGTGTGTCGTCAGTTCATGCTAATTTCTCAGAAAAGGTAGCTTCAGAACGGGAACGACTCAACTATGCAGTGGAATCCGGTTTACTGAGTCCTCAACAATACCGAATGCAACAACAGTTCCCATTACGacatcctcatcatcagttGACGTCTTCGCCAGCATTGagacaacaacagcagcaacagcaacaacagcaacaacaacaacaaattcaaatgcagcaacaacaacagcagcaaataATTCAGATGAagcttcaacaacaagaacagcTGCGAGCAGCTCTTGCAAAgaagcaacaacagcagcaacaccaaatgcaacttcaacagcagcagttacgacaacagcaacaagctCAAGCGCAGCAAGTGCAGCAGGCTCAAATCCAACAGGCACAGTCTCATCAACAGTTGCAAGATTATGCAGTTTCTACATCACatggagcaggagctgctgaagaggatgCTGGTCATCAGAAGCTTATGGATCAACCTGAGGAGCtcaagcaattgaagaaagCCATTAACATGAACAACCCATCACAAGCCAATGCTCTTCGTAGTACTCCAAAAGATCCCAATGCATCTGCTAGACGACGTGaagcaagaagaaagaaggaTAACGAAGCCATTGCTAAACTGTCTACCATTTGTACACCAGGAGATCCTACAGAGATTTACCGTAGTCTTGTTAAGATTGGCCAAGGTGCTAGTGGAGGTGTGTTTACTGCTTACGAagtcaacaccaacaatTCGGTGGCTATCAAACAAATGAATCTCGACCAACAACCCAAGAAGGAGCTTATTATCAACGAAATCTTGGTTATGAAGGAGAGCAAACACAAAAATATCGTCAACTTTATTGATAGTTTCCTCCATAGAGGCGACTTGTGGGTTGTTATGGAGTACATGGAAGGAGGTAGTCTTACCGACGTGGTGACATACAACATGATGTCAGAAGGCCAGATTGGTGCTGTGTGTCGTGAGACGCTTCTTGGTTTGGAACATTTGCATTCCAAGGGAGTTATTCACCGTGATATCAAGTCGGACAATGTATTATTATCGCTCAAGGGAGACATCAAGCTGACTGATTTTGGATACTGTGCACAGATTAACGAGCTGAACTCGAAGAGAACTACTATGGTGGGTACTCCATACTGGATGGCACCAGAAGTTGTCAGCAGAAAGGAGTACGGACCCAAGATTGATGTGTGGAGTTTGGGTATTATGGCCATTGAAATGGTAGAAGGAGAGCCACCATATCTCAACGAGTCGCCCATTCGAGCTCTTTACTTGATTGTGACGAATGGTACACCCGAACTGAAAGATCCAGGATCGTTGTCACCAGTTTTCAAGTCGTTCCTTGACTGGGCACTTCAAGTTGAAGTCGATGCGCGTGCTACAGCCCTTGATCTGCTTGAACACGAGTTCATCAAAAAGGCCGATAGTTGCCGAACACTTGCACCTCTAGTCAAAGCTGCCCGTATAGCCCGTGCTGCGGAGAAGACGCGAGTCTAA
- the MRP4 gene encoding mitochondrial 37S ribosomal protein MRP4 (Mitochondrial ribosomal protein of the small subunit; GO_component: GO:0005622 - intracellular [Evidence IEA]; GO_component: GO:0005763 - mitochondrial small ribosomal subunit [Evidence IPI] [PMID 11278769]; GO_component: GO:0005739 - mitochondrion [Evidence IEA,IEA]; GO_component: GO:0005739 - mitochondrion [Evidence IDA] [PMID 16823961]; GO_component: GO:0030529 - ribonucleoprotein complex [Evidence IEA]; GO_component: GO:0005840 - ribosome [Evidence IEA,IEA]; GO_component: GO:0015935 - small ribosomal subunit [Evidence IEA]; GO_function: GO:0003735 - structural constituent of ribosome [Evidence IEA]; GO_function: GO:0003735 - structural constituent of ribosome [Evidence IPI] [PMID 11278769]; GO_function: GO:0000049 - tRNA binding [Evidence ISS] [PMID 9445368]; GO_process: GO:0032543 - mitochondrial translation [Evidence IC] [PMID 11278769]; GO_process: GO:0006412 - translation [Evidence IEA]) encodes MLRNRPVSSSSSLMLARFNSSSSSGSASTVAEEDPSSASSVSSEATSNASEVSESVNESADAGPLDAAEQAIAVEEEMAHIRRLFKSRQVSETESKVDMSPEMQKKLDDEFNNFLREFLVENDFLEEFLSVVNVDDTKSSDVKSILSIKAQGSEKSIDESGNIKGQVQFPNVVHSEIDEPYTSQELYLRRLFHASSVSGLGSTISNVYKPHQDIFSPPSIRQTSINTLLAAGAHLGHSTSMLRQNNQQFVYGIRDGIHIIDLEQTLTYLRRAANVVQGVSEKGGVILYVGTLEGQEKSLQVAANRSNGYYVHSRWIPGTLTNSSQVSGSWARHEVDMADAPTGRKLAPNLHKTIVKPDLVVILNPVENRNLIHECLATRIPTIGIIDTNSEPSLVTYPIPANDDSLRTSDLIVGILSKSAQRGRNKRLAEYTQYQREATESEQTNAFNTHEHTSSTTADSIVPEEDLANLAAQETRSRRRAPKSGLSA; translated from the coding sequence ATGCTCCGCAACCGGCCagttagcagcagctcgagCTTGATGCTGGCCAGATTTAACAGTTCGTCGTCGAGTGGATCCGCTAGTACagttgctgaagaagacccCTCTTCGGCTTCTTCTGTCTCGTCAGAAGCTACTTCTAACGCTTCAGAAGTATCTGAGAGCGTAAACGAAAGTGCAGATGCTGGACCGTTGGATGCAGCTGAACAGGCCATTGCCGTGGAAGAGGAGATGGCCCATATTAGAAGATTGTTCAAGTCAAGACAAGTGTCGGAGACAGAATCTAAAGTAGATATGTCTCCAGAGATGCAAAAGAAATTAGACGATGAGTTCAATAATTTCCTGCGAGAGTTTCTCGTGGAGAACGACTTTTTAGAAGAGTTCTTGTCAGTGGTGAATGTCGACGATACAAAGTCGTCGGATGTGAAGAGCATTCTTTCAATCAAGGCACAAGGGTCTGAAAAGTCGATCGACGAGTCTGGAAATATCAAGGGACAAGTGCAGTTCCCAAATGTTGTGCACAGCGAAATCGATGAGCCCTATACTTCACAGGAGCTGTATTTGCGAAGACTGTTCCATGCGTCGAGCGTTTCAGGACTGGGGTCCACCATTAGCAATGTATATAAACCACACCAGGACATTTTCTCGCCTCCAAGCATCAGACAGACATCTATCAACACTTTATTAGCGGCTGGTGCCCATCTGGGCCATTCGACGTCGATGCTGCGTCAGAACAACCAGCAGTTTGTATACGGTATCCGAGATGGCATTCACATCATCGATTTGGAGCAGACTCTAACGTACTTGCGACGAGCTGCTAATGTCGTGCAAGGAGTTTCGGAGAAAGGAGGTGTTATTTTGTATGTGGGTACTTTGGAAGGACAGGAGAAGTCGTTACAAGTGGCTGCCAACAGATCTAATGGATACTATGTCCATTCCAGATGGATTCCAGGAACTTTGACCAACTCTTCTCAAGTATCAGGCAGTTGGGCACGACACGAGGTGGATATGGCTGATGCACCCACCGGTCGTAAACTGGCTCCTAATCTTCATAAGACCATTGTAAAGCCCGATCTTGTGGTGATTTTGAACCCTGTTGAGAACAGAAACCTAATCCACGAATGTTTGGCCACCAGAATTCCTACTATTGGTATTATTGATACCAACTCGGAGCCCTCATTAGTGACGTACCCCATTCCTGCTAATGACGACTCGCTGCGTACCAGCGACCTCATTGTGGGTATTCTGTCCAAGTCTGCTCAACGCGGTCGCAACAAGCGATTGGCTGAATACACTCAATACCAACGCGAAGCCACCGAATCCGAGCAAACCAATGCATTCAACACTCACGAACACACCTCTTCTACCACTGCCGACTCCATCGTCCCAGAAGAGGACCTCGCCAACCTCGCGGCCCAAGAAACCCgctccagaagaagagcccCAAAATCGGGTCTCTCCGCCTAA